The region TAGAATTTGTCatagtcgagcccacttatattGAGCCTGACGGTCACGAGGATTGCGTTCGTAGCATCCAAAGTTTGTAGTAAGTAGACTTCCcatattacagccaaaaatgcaaAATCAGACAGTGTAAGTCCGTTATGCGCGTCTGTTTATTCAAACGGGAACCTATTATGACTCTTTCCAGGCTCCCTAGAGCAGTGCCCTGTCCCTCCCCAATAGCGGTGCTACCCACAAGGGACGCGATATGGCTAATCGTGGCGTAAGCCTCCACGGCAGCTGTGGTGGGTCGGCCTCCTCATTATCGTCTGCGTCAGATTTGTGGCAGTGAAAGAGTATTCGTATTTCGCATACTAATGTTTTCTTAAGCGTATCATCATCCTCACCAACGAAGTCATCGCAGGCGACATCAGGTCGGGCTACCTGTGCAACGATGACATGCTGCCACAGATAAATGTATCTGATAACGTGGGTGTTCGACAGCGCCTTCTATCGTTCCTGGGATCATAAACTCTCTTTTACGAAGAAAAAATTGTTGATGCACCCCGCAGTCAGATCCATCTATGCGAACTTACTCCATGGTGGAGAAGATAGTTACCCGAACTGGTACGTCGGCATCTGGTCAGTCAACTGCTATCGGTATGCACTGCTGACGCAGCGCCGATAGGGCACCTCGAGCGCGTGAATTATGCCGATGTCAAGTGGCAGGTCTGGCTCGTCGCGTACAGGGGCAGAAAAGAGTGGCCGCCGCATTCATAGTAGGAGTGGTGCTCCGCACGGCGGCGGTGGCATCATCTGTCTACGGGGGGAGGTGCAGCTACGCGATaggcgccgaggcgagcgttgcgtGGTGCTCGTACGGGTCATTTGATGGCGCCACCCAGCTCGGAGAAAATGCGTAATTGGAGGCCTTAGGTTCCGCGATCTCGGCTCATGCGCCACCAAACCAGGTATACATACCGTTAAACGCTACATGCAAGCTGTGCGCTCAATTTCACCGTAAACGAGctagcggttgaggcgggaaagTTTTATGTGCAGGTATCTACGATAAATATAATACTAAATATGCACATTTCTTGGTTTGAAACTTGGCAGCGCACTTCATAGGTCTAGGCGAGGAAAGTAAAATTATTTAGATTTGCCGCCACAATGCCGGTCACTAGTTTTGCAAGCCAAGAGATAGTGCTACCTGTTTAATTATTCAACACAAAATTTAATATCGGTTTTTATATCACAATGCAATACAATTTTAAAGTTTGTCGCAATATATTTTCTTGAATAAACTTATTTGTTGTTGCAATTATTAACAGCACGAAGTTAGCGCATTATagaacagatggcgccaccagctCGTGGCAGGTTTAGTGGCAGGTAGTGGCGGGGGGACTGCAACAACTGCGGCGCCATCGAAAGCCTTCTAGGCCGAACAGCTGTTGTAGCTGTCGCACTGGGTTCTTGGTCGGAACGCGTTTTTTTGCAGCAAGATGTGGAAAGGCAGGGGCAAAACATGCGCTGTTTTGGTCTGTAAGAACTGTGATAGAGACCTAAAGATCTGGGATGAGACCGTCTGTCCACTTCATAACCCCGAACTTCACAAAGATTGCCCGTGTATGCGTCCATTCTCTATGCACAACTTCCCGAGAGGCGAGCACAACAAGCTCGTCCGCAAGCGCTGGATAGCCAACCTACAGAGGAAAGGTTTCGATCCTGGAAACTCTGCCAGGGTAAGTTCACTACATGACCATAGGATGGTTTAACAGAACTTGCGAACGGGCTAGATGGTTCGTAGttaaaaaaatggttttgtggaaaggaaatggcacagtaattgtctcacatatctcggtggacacccgaaccgcgccataagggaagggaggaaagtggaagaaagaaagaaaggaaggaaggaagaaagaaagaaagagctaccgtagttgaggtctccggaataatttcgaccacctggggatcttcaatcGTGCACCGGCATCGCGCAGATTCATAGCTTGGGGAATTTTTTGGCCGCcgcgggtggctcagtggttatggcgctcggctgctgacccgaaagacgccggttatcccggccttggcggtcgaatttcgacggcgGCGAAATCcttgaggcctgtgtactgtgcgatgtcagtgcacgttaaaaggtgatcgaaatttccggagcccttcactatggcgtccctaatagcctgagttgctttgggacgttaaacactcataaaTCATATGTTTCAGTGTTTGTAGTTCCGTGAAAGGGCTTGTCCCGTTTCCATCTCATCTGAGTATGTCTTGAGGAGCAAGTAGTAATGTCACCAAAACTGTGGCAGAAAATGTCAGTGGTATCTAGTTGAGAAATCCCATAGCTTGCTACCATGAACAGTTTTGCATTTTCAGAGGGAGCAAAGAGCATTACTGCAAGTGTACTACATATTTCAGGCGACAGAACAGCAATCAAGTTATATGCATGCGTGCAGTTCTACTGTAAAGAGACATGAGAGCAGGACGTGAGAATAAGCCGGTACATTTATATGCCAGCGCCTGTCTGTGCTCTAATTAAtgtaggattttttttttgtatcactTTCTGCGATCAAGAAAGACATATCTCGAGCGGAGCCAGAAGCTGCAGGCCACAGTTACGTTTTTGAAATCAGTGGTCTATAAGCTGCGGCATAACGTCACTTTTCATCATAGGGAGAACTATAGACGAAAGTGCTTTATTAGCCCCTAAACCTTCCCTTTTATCGACTATCGACATACCATCGAAGTGCCATGAAGCTGCATGAAAACGGCGGGCTCATGCAGAAATAAAAGGCACTTCAGGAGATGTTTTGCTGCAGTTCTGAAAGTAAAGAACAGAGgcggttaaaaagaaaaaaatattcagtgTGCAAAAAAGAACAGGCAGACATGTAAAAAACAGTGCTTTGACCAAGACCTGTGGGAAGACCTACGAGAAAAGCGGTTTCCGAATTGCTCTATTGTTTCCAGATATACACTGCAAGCTGTAGATTAAATTGCAGTGAAACAAAGTGTCGTGTGAAATTCATGAATGAAAAGTTTCTTACCCAACACAATTACCCTTTATGGGCTTTTTCCGCTGAAGGTGCTGCGCAGGTACGTGGCGCAGTGGTGTTTCGCAAAATGTCGTGATATCTCTCGCAAAATGTTGCCACACTGCAtcagtactctttttttttttccactcgcGATTgccgctgcagcagcgagcgcaAAAACCGTATCGAGCCGGCAGCTCAAGGGGCCAGAGTGACGAGGTTCCAACAAGCCGCCGCGGTTgagttcgaactcgggaactccggatcagggcgctcagctactgatctggagttcccgggttcgagcccagtcgtggcggctgcatttcgatggaggcgaaacgctaaggcacccgtgtgctgtgtgatttcagttcaggttaaagatccccaggtggtcgaaattattccggagccctccactacagctctccactatggcacctctttcttttttcgctccctcctttatcccttcccttttggTGGTGGGTGAAGCCTCCCCTGATGGTGTGGGCTGATATGTGatagagatactgcgccatttcctttccacaaaaaccaattttcaatttttccatgTTGGAAATCTTTCCCTGTGTCGCGCAGCTCAGTCGCATGCATGTGAATCAGCCTTCAGTGTTGGTTACAGCAATAGAGCACCATTTCAGTGCCGAGTGGTAGAGCACCAGCTGTAACCATGTATATCGGCTCTGCCTGTCTCTTAGTATGTGTGAGCATGCGTGTGCGTACATGAATGAGTCGCCTTCTTGATCACTTCTATTTCTGTGCGTCCAGCCAAAGGTTCACCGTCTACGAAGGGACTAGCCATCGCACCATCAACAACAACGCCTGTCAAGTCAAATAACATGCCAATCAAGTCCGGTGGTGGTGCGATTGTGAGAGCCAGTGGCCCGTCATATGTGTTTGTGCGTGTTTTCCAGTGTGATGGGCAAGTCACAGTGCAGACTGTGGGGCCGACTGGCAATGACAAGAAAAACTGGGTAGCATGCCCCAAATGTGGCGCATGGTTGGACCTCCAGGCAACTCCATTTGAGGAGCTAGGAGAGGCCAAGGAGGCTCAGGAGTCCGAATGCCGGCAGTGGGTACAGATCACCTTGTTCCAGGGAGAGATAACTCAAGCCATCCAGGAGAGCTTGCTCTGGCTGTTCTCTGCAGCTACAGGTCTAGGTTGCCAGATGGGGGACGACTCTTAAGATCAACGAAAGGGACGTGCAAGAGTTAGGAGCTGAGATGCAGAAAGAGCCCTCCAAGTACAGGGCACTGGAGGCCTAGTTATGTCAGCTCCAGCAGTTTGTGGACCAGCTGATGGCATTCATGATGAAAAATAGCGCGGAAGGAACATGAGAGGAatgacgcagacaagcgctagtAGCACAGTAGTATAGCGCAGTAGCGCTTGTCTGCAGCATGCCCCTGGTGCCAGCTATTCTCGTCGGTGGCAGTGCTTTGTGAACCACAGCGGCCACACGCTCCTGTGCTCCCTCACATATTGCTTCTAGCTGTACCTGTGTTTGGTGACAGTAACGCAGAGGCTGAAGCTGAGTGCTCTTGCAGTAGCTCACATGGATAGTCACCTGATGTTCCAGACCAAATTGCACAGCACATTGTGGGATGCAGTGGACCGAGTGGATTGTACTTGAAGCTCATGAGGTTGATGAAGGCCTCATCATATTACTACATACTGGTCAGGCCAACATGCAGAGCAGCTCTGATCCTCTAGCTGAAGTGGAATATTTGCAAGAGAAGATCAGCCTGTAGGCCTGTAGGTTTTCTCGAAGCAATGTGGTCATGTATGCTGTTCCAGAGGCCACTGAAAAATTTAGAAAACGCCAATGACAGAGGCCATGCTTGTAACATGGTGCTATGAACAGTATTCCAGCAACTTGGACCACAGGTGGAATTCCTCTGGATGGCAAGGCACATAAAAGCAGTCCTGAGAAGGGCCCATTTATTACACAGCATATAGAAAAAAAACTGGGTGGATgggcatgtgttttttttttttgggtggaCCTGTCAATCACATGGCAGGACATGTCCAGCCAGTCAAGTTCAAGAATGGCAAGCACTCGGCAAGCAGAGCTTGAGGGAGGCCTTGGGAAAGGTGTTCATGCAGATGAACTCGCAAGGCAAGAGGAACTTTGTTCGAAACCAATAGAGGTGCACCTGTCAATCGGACAACAACTGCCATTACCGACAGGGACAATGCAAGCCAACAGAGTACAGGGCATGGGGACCACACAAAGCCAAAGGAAGTGTCGCAGGTCGAGGAAGCCACAGAATCAGGTCACACTCGGCCTTCTAGGGAGGGAGGTGAAGTGGCTGGAGCTAGCAAAACCCAAGCATGATGATAGGGTAACCATCATGGTATTGACAGAGGCTCACCTTAGGGAAAGAGGCCCCACCAAAACGGCCAGGCCGGACTTGGCAAACCTGAACTGGCAGAATAGAGAGAGCAAAGGAGGTGGTATCACGGTTGTGTGGTATGAGCCACAGTGATGGATCCGAGTTAGACCAGCGCCAAGGGCGCATGTGGCTAGAGAGTCTCTCAGTGACCCTGGCGGTGGTGTACCTCTGACCGGGACCACATGGCGACCAGAACGACTAGACGTGTGCCTGCTTATACAAGAATGCTGACGTGCTGCTGCAGCACCATGAGTTATTGATTGTGGGTGGCTTCAGTGCCCACACTGAAGAAATGGATGGCAGGACTGACTCTAATGGTCGCAAGCTGATGGAACTCATGGAAAGAGGAGGTTTGGTGGTGGGAAGTTGTACCCCAAAATTTCGCAGTGCCTTCACATGGGCAATTTCAGACTGCAGTTCCTGTATTGACTATGCCCTCATGACAGAGCGTCTGTTTGAGACACTATCATCTATGATTACAGATGGAGATGGCATAAGCAACCTGGGCAGATGTAAAACTTGAACGTCATATAAAAGCCAGTGACATGTCAAGCCAAACGTCTATTCATCTTTCTTTTGCCTCGCGCGTGTGTGCTTGtgcataaaaactgcagcttccTTTTTATCACACAGCGTAGCTCAGTAGACGttctgttttttgtgcattgTCAGATTTGCATCAAGAAAGCCGTTCAGATAATCTCCCACCTACTAGTGGAGGCTGTTTAATGTGTCCTTGTTTTCTGTTGAAAATTAATATTTGCTTTACCATGAAAGGCATCCACGGTGATCGCAGTATGTATACAGTtgggtgcacattaaagagcccaTCAAACGGTTTTGAAAGTGGCTGTCAAATGCATGCATTATGTAGAGTAAATGCCATTTGAGCATGCATGTTCCTCACAGGCCCTCAAAAGTGAGCCACTAatttgcaaataatttttttaaattctcaTTCCTGCTCCTCGCAGTGACCACTGGAGCCACTCCTTTGCGCAAATTCTGTTCTGCGAGGGCATCTGCCTTTTTGACGGCAGTCGTCAGGGGGCTGTGTCTGGCTCGCAAAAACTGCAAGGACATTTTTAGACGAAGGAGGTGGGGGCACGGCTAGCTGGAGACTATACCGTATCAGTCCCTTCAAGTCTCCCCTCTATTCTGGTAAAGGGAGGGAGtggccataaaaaaaattaaacatttgaGCCAAGGCGGCAGAGCAGTATCTTGGCCTGtatgctttatttctttttggtTCGCTCCATTGTATGAGTTGAGAGATCAAAGGAAGGTGATCGCTTTTAGTCTCCAGTGTGTCTGGTGCTGGATAAGCTAGATTGAGCATTTTTGCATGAGGGTGACCTAATATCTGGTAGTATTTCGCTTTTTTTGCTATCGATTTTAGACAAGAACCCTTTAAAACAAATTAATAAACAGTACCCATGGGCGCTTGAGTGGTTATTGATGACCATGAGTCGAAAGAAGAATGAGAAGGTGCACTATTAGCTCCCATTTGTTTCACTCTTTGGTGTGAAAAAATGACGTTACACATTTGCAAATACCAGTGGGCAtttgtgcatttcttttttttcaacaggTATGTTCCATTCATTTTGTCGATGGCCGTCCAACACCAGACAATCCATATCCTACACTTCATCTCGGAACGCCTGTAAGGCTTCTTGATTACAGTTCTTTGCGGAAGTGTGGTCCTGAGCACATGCATCCaatattttctcttttctttttcacaaaaCATTACAGACTGTCCCTTTCAAGAGCAGGTCAGAACTGAAGGCACGTGTGGTTATTTCGCCTAGGCTCAAGATGAGCCCGGATAGGGTGCTGGAAGCAAGTCGCACTGATTCTATTGCAACACACCAAAGGCCAGCTCATCCTATTGCAACCTCCAGCCTGGGCAAGTCGTCGGGAGCAAGTTGCACTGATTCTGTTGCGACATACCTATTGCAACCAGCTCATCCTATTGCAACCTATCAGAGATCGCCTCGGTACGATGCTAAGCAAATTAACCTATTACTGGTGCTTGTCTTTGGGTGTTGCCTGTACTCTTTTTGTGCACACAAGAGATATCTTGCATGTCCATAAATTGTGTGCATTTTGAAAGATGACTAGCAGCAACTTTAGCTGTCTAGTGTGTGACCACCACTATTGTTATAAATTGCATGCAGACACATGGTCTTCCCTAAAATGGACCAACATTTAACCAAAACATGCTATGAGATTATGGTGGATATAAAAAAATATTCGCTCTTATTGATAGAATCTGGCATCGTCGGTCATATAAAATGAGGATTTGTAATTTAAATTTGTCATTATTGATCGCACAAAACAATCTGTCATACCACTCTGCAGAGAAACTTCGATGTTATTGGTGCATCCCAACCCGTGACCATTTTGGTAAATTTTAAATTGCATGCGGTTTATTACGAAGTGTTCTTTCTTTTCACACGTGTTCACTGTATTTTTGTTTAGCTTACGCTCTCATGAATATGTCCTTTGATGCCATAAAGGTACAAATAGAAAGGCGATGCTTCCTTCATATtgctgagtgaaatgctttgtgctgttgtttcttttgtttactAAGTTAACTAAAATTGCCATCGAGAAGATGTACATGAGTGTGCTACAGCGGCTTCGCATGTGCAAACAGAAGTGCTCACTAAGCTAGACTAAAACTGCCTAAGTACTGTCTCACAGGTCGGGTTATATTCATTCTTGATTCGTTATTTTTGCCAGTGTGCAGTTGCTATTTTACTCACTTATGATGGTTTCCGGCATCAGGATGCATAAAAGTGAGCACATCCATAAATAGAAAAATTCTTCGTAACAATCTTCTACATGGCTTTTACAAGACCGTTGTGGAGTCATGCATATTGAACACTATATTTTTCGTTGCAGCAGTAAAGAATGGGTCCTTGTAGTACAGTTGTCCCGGGCACATGCACTTTGTCATAAAACATTACAGACTGTTCCTTTCAAGAGCAGGTAAGAACTGAAGGCACATGTGGTCATTTTACCTAGGGTCAAGACGAACCCGGAGGGGGTGTCGGAGGCAAGTCACACTGATTCCATTGCAACATCCCAAAGGCCAGCTCATCCTATTGCAACCTATCAGAGATCGCCTCGGTATGATGCTAAGCAAACATATTACTGGTGTTTGTCTTTGGGTGTCGCCTGCACTCTTTTTGTGTGCACAAGAGATTTTTTGCATGTCCACAATTGTGCGCATCTTGAAAGATGACTAGCAGCAGCTTTAGCCTTCAGGTGTATGACCACCGCTAAATTGCATAGTCTTCGCTAAAGGGACCAGCATTTGACCAAGACATGTTATGAGATTACAGTGGGTATAAAAAGATCTTGGCTCATAATGATAGAATCAGGTGTCATTCGCGTGAAATCAGGATTTGTAATTTCAATTTGTCATTGACAATCGCATAAAACAAGCCGCCAGTCTGCAAAATGATGAAGGTATCAGCTGTGCTTTTAATAGCACTGCTGTGAAATTTTTTTAGACATATATCTCACATAGCTTTGATGCTGACTTGACACATTTCATTAGCATTGAAAATAGTGAGAAATATGTGCTGTATCCATACCACAGTGACATTGCAATGTAAGCCACAAGTGCTGAATTCTCATTGCTGTTTGCTGTGCAGGAGAAATGAAAAGGGGACTCTTGCGAGCTGCCTGACATACTGGTACCAGGTTGTGAAGGTGGAAAAAGCGGTCCAGCTCGAGACTGCAAAAAACAGGACCGACGCATGTTGCACAGCCTCATTGTCTCCTCACTTGGCTGATGTAGGGTGCCAAACATTAGTTTCAGTTCCTCAATGTTGAAAATGTGCACATTAAAATGCAGGACTTTCAGATGACTTATTTGATGAGTAATAAATACAGGTGCTCACTATGACCTTTAGAGTGTTGAAACCACAATAAAGCTGAATTTCCTTGCTACGTCAAGGCACAGCCGGGCATTGGGAGGCCGAAGGTCAAACCAGGAAGTGCAAAGCACAGCCCTCAGTTCATAGCTGCATGCTTAGACTTCCAAGCAGTTAAGCTTCTCTGAAATCTTTATGTTCTGAAAACTTTTGTTGTCACATGTCGATCTATTGTTAAAAGTAGAGAGTCCAGGAAGTTTTGCTGAGGGCCATGCAGTGTGGCTTATTAAGCTTTTCTAGCGCTCTAAATTTCTTGAAGACAAGCAAGGTTCACATCCGTGCCCCTTTGAAACTTAAGGCTTCTGTAAATGCTGCAGGAGTTTCAAAgtacagcttagaagcaaacccatCGGGCtcaatcaaatttttttttatgtgcgaaAAGACTTAGTGCCAAAACAGCAGCACACAGTAAGAGATGGAACAAGCCCAACTTGCAGCTGTTTATTCACAGCGGATGCAAGCGAATATCAGTCAGAGGAtcaagagggagaggaggaaccATGTATGCGTACGAATTGTGTGCATATCAGAGCAGGGATGGTAACGGCACAGGTGTCTCACCACATGCTGTCTAAAAATGCACTTTAATTCTAATAAATGGAAAGTGATGAGGTGCTTATGCACTTACTACTGTTTCCTTTGATATGAAATGCCTGGACCAGTTCACAGGCTGTCTTGTCCTTACTCCTGTTTAATATATTAGTTTCCAGCCTCGCTTTACACATGTTCTTGTCTTTTTCACCACAGGCTTTACAATGATGTGGTAAATGAGATCCCGTGCCATTTATTAAACTGCGATAATGGTCTGCTAGGGTCAGTTTTACAGCAAAAGGAAGCAAGTTTTTTGGGGGCGGAAAAAACCGCAGGCACTCTGTACTTCGCTGCAACATGCTTTAAATTGTGCGCTACCTTATGGGTTTAAGTGATCATGGCCGGTCTGCTTTTCTCTTTGGTAACGTTGCCTTGCGTGCTTTTtttgtattcctttgttttttcAACTTTTTCATCCAGGCTTCGGTGCCTGTGTTTCAGTCGAAGTCTGAAAGCCAGCTTGTTCCAACTTCCGAACCTGATCTGAAAGCTTTCCTCCGCTTTATGGCAACATGATTTTTTTCAGTGACGATTCCAGGTTCATTTGAGCAATCATGCACTTAACAGTCCTTGAACGGGCGGAATCATTAGGCAATAATTGCTTTTGCACGCGAGGGcaatacatccagcaaacacttTCGTCATTAAGGGTtatgttaatatctaaaaactgaaacCTATTGTGCCTTCTGCAAGCTCATGGGTGAGGTCCAGACAGTTCCGAAGTAGTTTAAACTAGATAAAACTTCTTCCGCTATTTGTGGGTAAGACGAGGGTACCTGTTTCattcaaaaaatttaaaaatcgTGAACGTATCTAAACATCTTTGGCACTTTGACTTCGTCAAAAGTTTCCGTCAAAGCACTGTCCAGTTGTGCTAGAAAGATATTATATAGCAGAGTAGCAAGCAAAAAATTAGACTAGTCGTGATCCCTTATAAATATAAGGTTGCAAACAATTTGAAGAATGATGCTGCGAAGTACAAAGTACCTGTGGTTTTTCTGCCTCCAAAAAACTTGCTTCCTTTTGCTGTAAAACTGACCCCAACAAGACAAAGAAAACAATGTATAAAGAAGCACGCAGTTCTATTTGTTAAGTGTGCTGTTAGCATCATACATCGGATGCCTCTTACGTGTAGGAAAATGTACATCAGCCAAACTGGCCACTGTATTAATGATCGCCTAGCAGACCGTAATCGTGGCTTAAGGAATTGCACGGGATCTCATTTATCACATCATTGTAAAGCCTGTGGTGAAAAAGACAAGAACATGTGTAAAGCAAGGCTGAAGGAAACTAAGATATTAAACAGGAGTAAGGACAAGATAGCCCGCGAACTGGTCGAGGCATTTCATATTGAAGGAAACAGTAGTAAGTGCATAAGCACTTAAAGCAATTAAAGCATAAGCAATTAAAGTGCATTTTTAGACAGAATGCGGTGAGAAACCTGTGCGGTTACCATCCCTGCTCTGATATGCACAGCATTCGTGCGCATATATggttcctcctctccctcttaaTCCTCTGACTGATATTCACTTGCATCCGCTGTGCATAAACCGTTGCAATTTGGGCTTGTCCCGTCTCTCTTACATGTGCCGTCTGTTTTGGCGctgtctttttacaaaaaatggccaggcttagcttggttaagccaagaatgcgttgcatatctcgatggagttcggTGCTGCTCTGTTGACTCTATAGGCTATTGaatcgatcgccattgaaactgcccgtgtagcaccgctcgatcgcctttgagtctatagactatcggttcgagggccctcgaaatgcccgtgtgacaggggtataagactgtcccggcgaaggagtgcagctcttttatacatatgccgtgacgtcaatcatagcgcagcgcccctagcgggaggagcgggagtcgggtggtggctgcggccgcgcgcgaccgtgcgagttggggcccagcttttcttccgtctgtcgtgacgtcacgtcacgtggtttggtggctgcccggccgcgcccaagggctgaactgagtgattgcaatatgcaacgcataaaatgtgcaccaactagcccccagtAAGTATTACTAAGGTCTATAAAcatttgacaaaggctatacatatCTGTGGGTAGTGTCCAAGCAGGCTTGGGCATGGTGCTTGCCCGCGTTACTTGTATGCTTAAGCCACTGTGCTCAAGCTCGGCAGTTGTCTGTGAAGCCAGTACCTGCTTTTAATTTTCACTTCCTTTGGTCTGCAGAGCACTGTTCAAGGACCTTAGAAAAGTATTCAGTGACAGCTGTATATGTATTCTTTTGTATACTGTGTAAAtatctttcatttcttttcctgTCCCTTGTCTTCCTACCTCCTCACTCTTTCTGTTAACATGTCTATCCCTCCTATTTCCTGTATTAATAAACAACATTACTGCTGGCTGCAGAGCTAGTAGCTGTGTCTATATATATGGTACTAGACAGTGAGGGCCCTTGTAGCCAGTCTAAAAATGCCATTCACAGTGGCCTTTGATGACCAAGCATTCTGGACATTGATTAGGCTGCAACCAGGGCTCTTGGTTCATGATTCTAGCTGTTATTTGAGGACAGCTATGAggacacaataaaaaaataaaacttgacgggacacttaagctccgccttaagggtatgacacaacagcgttaatgggtccttTTCAGCAGCATGGAGGCCTCTTTGTGTATCACTTTGCAGACACAgttattctctacattcatagatcacgggAAGTCCATACCTCTCctagtgcagtggtgcagtggttaggcaatgtgccactgccccaactggtggctgcttcaaacacagccactggtgggaCTTGTGACACCCAGATAGCtttccccgagcaacctctcgtgaccaatcattaatttacctgccatggtgggcagtttgctcatgaTTCGATGTGCAGGTTGctgcctgccatggtgggcaggttgtgatgacatcacaaggtcatgtgacctaggtggcaggtgggccacatgcttTTTTACTCACAACACCaatgccagattttctgcagaaaggGAGCCTTAATGCTGTTGTGTTAATAATTACTGGAGTGCTTTCAACTGCAATAGTACAGTGCACGTTACTGACTGTTTTGTGGTGTTTATTGACAGGCCAAGCAGCCTGCAGCAAAGGAGCAAGACAAACAGCACATTTCATACAATACTGCAAAGGTCCTGCACCTACTACTCCATGTTGCATTCTAATATTTATTTCGAAGCCATAGCACTGCCAAACAGGTGGTCACTTTGCATTAGCAGGCAGTGGATTTTTGAAGGTCTCAACACTTTGTGACACCGCCTTCTCGCTGAACTGGTCTTCAGTATaaggaacttgcgctgaagtttaaggtgccgattgcagcgccttAACACATTGCCTAGCGAAAAGAGCAAGCAtctttgggtagtactcttagcacttttccgcgccaccttcaggcgcttattggcgt is a window of Amblyomma americanum isolate KBUSLIRL-KWMA chromosome 4, ASM5285725v1, whole genome shotgun sequence DNA encoding:
- the LOC144128344 gene encoding uncharacterized protein LOC144128344; amino-acid sequence: MWKGRGKTCAVLVCKNCDRDLKIWDETVCPLHNPELHKDCPCMRPFSMHNFPRGEHNKLVRKRWIANLQRKGFDPGNSARVCSIHFVDGRPTPDNPYPTLHLGTPTVPFKSRSELKARVVISPRLKMSPDRVLEASRTDSIATHQRPAHPIATSSLGKSSGASCTDSVATYLLQPAHPIATYQRSPRVKTNPEGVSEASHTDSIATSQRPAHPIATYQRSPRRNEKGTLASCLTYWYQVVKVEKAVQLETAKNRTDACCTASLSPHLADVGCQTLVSVPQC